Proteins encoded together in one Ciconia boyciana chromosome 25, ASM3463844v1, whole genome shotgun sequence window:
- the PCYOX1 gene encoding prenylcysteine oxidase 1 isoform X1, whose protein sequence is MPALRLLLLLAALCPPVPGRRPQRDAPGKIAVVGGGIGGAAAAYFLRQKFGRSVRLEVLEKAAVGGRLATLEVEGAGYEAGGSVLHPLNLHMKHFVKELGLLVAPAHGSLAGIYNGEEFVFEESSWYIVNLLKLLWRYGLNPLRMYMWVEDVLDKFMRIYRYQTHDYAFSSNERLLHALGGNDFTRMLNQTIDEAMQKAGFSHKFINEVVCPAMRVNYGQGVNINGFVGAVSLAGVESGLWSVKGGNKLVCTGLIYASKAEVIPGTVLSIEPKIRPRPTGDPVKLYQVTYNTTSGLTGDTYDIVVIAAPLSRKMANIAFKNFDPPVPQFPNPYHQTVTTLVHGRLNASFFGYGDPSAFHFGAIFTTENPKLFINSLGVVSPVEDVGSEGKLPLRSAVWKVFSKEVLTKEQLNLLFSSYDSVKVKKWLAYPHYSPPEKCPPIILHDNIYYLNGIERAASAMEMSAIAAKNAALLAYHRWYGNSDRIDQEDLHEKLKTEL, encoded by the exons ATGCCGGCCCTccgcctcctcctgctcctcgcCGCTCTCTGCCCGCCGGTCCCGGGCCGCCGGCCGCAGCGCGATGCCCCCGGCAAGATCG CCGTGGTCGGCGGCGGGATcgggggggcggccgccgcctaCTTCTTGCGGCAGAAGTTCGGGAGGAGCGTGCggctggaggtgctggagaAGGCGGCGGTGGGCGGCCGGCTGGCCACGCTGGAGGTGGAGGGGGCCGGCTACGAGGCGGGGGGGTCCGTCCTCCACCCCCTCAACCTGCACATGAAGCACTTCGTCAAGGAGCTGG GCCTCTTGGTTGCCCCGGCGCACGGCAGCCTCGCAGGCATTTATAACGGGGAGGAGTTCGTGTTCGAGGAGAGCAGCTGGTACATCGTCAACCTTCTCAAGCTCCTCTGGCGCTACGGGCTCAACCCCCTGCGAATGTACATGTGGGTGGAGGACGTCCTGGACAAGTTCATGCG GATCTATCGCTACCAGACGCACGACTACGCCTTCAGCAGTAACGAGCGCCTGCTTCACGCCCTCGGAGGGAACGACTTCACCCGCATGCTGAACCAAACCATCGATGAAGCCATGCAGAAAGCCGGCTTCTCCCATAAGTTCATAAATGAGGTGGTTTGTCCGGCCATGAGAGTCAATTATGGGCAAGGTGTCAACATCAACGGTTTCGTAG GTGCTGTTTCTCTGGCAGGGGTGGAATCGGGGCTTTGGTCGGTAAAAGGGGGGAACAAACTCGTCTGCACCGGCCTTATCTACGCCTCCAAAGCCGAGGTTATCCCTGGTACAGTTTTGTCTATAGAGCCAAAAATCAGACCCAGACCCACGG GGGACCCGGTGAAGCTCTACCAGGTCACTTACAACACTACGTCGGGACTAACGGGGGATACGTACGACATCGTTGTCATCGCTGCTCCGCTGAGCCGCAAAATGGCCAACATCGCCTTCAAGAACTTCGACCCTCCTGTCCCGCAGTTCCCAAATCCTTACCACCAGACTGTTACGACGTTAGTGCACGGACGATTAAACGCCTCCTTCTTTGGTTACGGGGACCCATCCGCCTTTCATTTCGGTGCCATCTTCACTACGGAGAATCCCAAACTGTTCATCAATAGCCTGGGGGTGGTATCTCCCGTGGAAGACGTAGGCAGCGAAGGAAAGCTGCCCTTGCGATCGGCCGTCTGGAAGGTGTTTTCAAAGGAGGTGCTCACCAAAGAGCAGCTGaacttgcttttctcctcctacGACTCCGTCAAAGTGAAGAAGTGGTTGGCGTACCCCCACTACAGCCCCCCGGAAAAATGCCCTCCCATCATCCTCCACGACAACATCTACTACCTGAACGGCATCGAGCGGGCCGCCAGCGCCATGGAGATGAGCGCCATCGCGGCCAAAAACGCCGCCCTGCTCGCTTACCACCGGTGGTACGGGAACAGCGACAGGATCGACCAGGAAGATTTGCACGAGAAGCTGAAAACGGAGCTCTGA
- the TIA1 gene encoding cytotoxic granule associated RNA binding protein TIA1 isoform X2 has protein sequence MEDEMPKTLYVGNLSRDVTEALILQLFSQIGPCKNCKMIMDTAGNDPYCFVEFYEHRHAAAALAAMNGRKIMGKEVKVNWATTPSSQKKDTSNHFHVFVGDLSPEITTEDIKAAFAPFGRISDARVVKDMATGKSKGYGFVSFFNKWDAENAIQQMGGQWLGGRQIRTNWATRKPPAPKSTYESNAKQLSYDDVVNQSSPSNCTVYCGGVTSGLTEQLMRQTFSPFGQIMEIRVFPDKGYSFVRFNSHESAAHAIVSVNGTTIEGHVVKCYWGKETPDMISPVQQNQISYPPAYGQWGQWYGNAQIGQYVPNGWQVPAYGMYGQAWNQQGFNQTQSSAAWMGANYGVQPPQGQNGSVITNQTGYRVAGFETP, from the exons atGGAGGATGAAATGCCCAAGACCCT ATATGTGGGGAACCTGTCAAGAGATGTGACCGAAGCTCTAATCCTCCAGCTGTTCAGCCAGATCGGACCATGCAAAAACTGCAAAATGATAATGGAT ACAGCTGGAAATGATCCGTACTGTTTTGTGGAGTTCTATGAGCACCGGCACGCGgctgcagcactggctgctATGAATGGCCGGAAGATAATGGGTAAG GAGGTCAAAGTGAACTGGGCGACGACCCCCAGCAGCCAGAAGAAAGATACCAGCA ACCATTTCCATGTCTTTGTCGGAGACCTCAGTCCAGAAATTACAACTGAAGatataaaagcagcttttgcgCCGTTTGGAAGAATATC AGACGCACGTGTGGTTAAGGACATGGCGACGGGAAAATCTAAAGGATACGGCTTCGTTTCCTTCTTCAATAAATGG GATGCAGAGAATGCTATTCAGCAGATGGGCGGTCAGTGGCTCGGTGGAAGGCAAATCAGAACGAACTGGGCGACAAGAAAACCTCCGGCTCCAAAGAGTACATACGAAT CAAACGCCAAACAACTCTCTTACGACGATGTGGTCAATCAGTCCAGCCCGAGCAACTGCACTGTGTACTGCGGAGGTGTTACTTCGGGACTGACAG AACAGCTAATGCGCCAGACCTTTTCTCCCTTCGGGCAGATAATGGAAATTCGAGTCTTCCCAGATAAAGGCTACTCCTTTGTACG GTTTAATTCTCACGAGAGTGCCGCACATGCGATCGTTTCCGTCAATGGAACAACTATAGAAGGACACGTGGTGAAGTGCTACTGGGGCAAGGAGACGCCGGACATGATCAGTCCGGTCCAGCAG AACCAGATCAGCTACCCGCCGGCGTACGGGCAGTGGGGCCAGTGGTACGGCAACGCCCAGATCGGTCAGTACGTCCCCAACGGCTGGCAGGTCCCCGCCTACGGGATGTACGGGCAAGCGTGGAATCAGCAGGGCTTTAA TCAGACGCAGTCTTCGGCAGCGTGGATGGGCGCCAACTACGGCGTGCAGCCGCCGCAGGGGCAGAACGGGAGCGTGATAACCAACCAGACGGGATACCGCGTGGCGGGCTTCGAGACGCCCTGA
- the TGFA gene encoding protransforming growth factor alpha isoform X3, translated as MPGEAAAALAMGMLLAACHALENTTAAWSAPGPPVAAAVRSHFNDCPDSHRQFCFHGTCRFLVQEDKPACVCHSGYVGTRCEHADLLAVVAANQKKQTITALVVVSAVASVLLIGVCVLIHCCRLRKRCQWCRAPVGAQEKPGGLLKGGTSCCHAETGV; from the exons ATGCCgggcgaggcggcggccgcGCTGGCCATGG GTATGCTGCTCGCCGCGTGCCACGCGCTGGAGAACACCACGGCAGCCTGGAGCG CTCCAGGCCCGCCGGTGGCGGCAGCGGTGAGGTCCCACTTCAACGACTGCCCCGACTCTCACCGCCAGTTCTGCTTCCACGGCACGTGCCGGTTCCTGGTGCAGGAGGACAAGCCGGCCTGCGT GTGCCATTCGGGGTACGTGGGGACACGGTGCGAGCACGCCGACCTCCTGGCCGTGGTGGCCGCCAACCAGAAGAAGCAGACGATCACCGCCTTGGTGGTGGTGTCGGCGGTGGCCTCGGTGCTGCTCATCGGCGTGTGCGTGCTCATACA CTGCTGCCGGCTGCGGAAGCGCTGCCAATGGTGCCGGGCGCCCGTCGGTGCCCAGGAGAAGCCGGGTGGGCTCCTGAAAGGCGGCACCTCCTGCTGCCACGCCGAGACGG GGGTCTGA
- the TGFA gene encoding protransforming growth factor alpha isoform X1, translated as MPGEAAAALAMGMLLAACHALENTTAAWSAPGPPVAAAVRSHFNDCPDSHRQFCFHGTCRFLVQEDKPACVCHSGYVGTRCEHADLLAVVAANQKKQTITALVVVSAVASVLLIGVCVLIHCCRLRKRCQWCRAPVGAQEKPGGLLKGGTSCCHAETGKGAGGHCGGMPAAGAPGV; from the exons ATGCCgggcgaggcggcggccgcGCTGGCCATGG GTATGCTGCTCGCCGCGTGCCACGCGCTGGAGAACACCACGGCAGCCTGGAGCG CTCCAGGCCCGCCGGTGGCGGCAGCGGTGAGGTCCCACTTCAACGACTGCCCCGACTCTCACCGCCAGTTCTGCTTCCACGGCACGTGCCGGTTCCTGGTGCAGGAGGACAAGCCGGCCTGCGT GTGCCATTCGGGGTACGTGGGGACACGGTGCGAGCACGCCGACCTCCTGGCCGTGGTGGCCGCCAACCAGAAGAAGCAGACGATCACCGCCTTGGTGGTGGTGTCGGCGGTGGCCTCGGTGCTGCTCATCGGCGTGTGCGTGCTCATACA CTGCTGCCGGCTGCGGAAGCGCTGCCAATGGTGCCGGGCGCCCGTCGGTGCCCAGGAGAAGCCGGGTGGGCTCCTGAAAGGCGGCACCTCCTGCTGCCACGCCGAGACGGGTAAGGGGGCCGGGGGCCACTGCGGCGGGATGCCGGCCGCCGGCGCTCCCGGGGTGTAA
- the TIA1 gene encoding cytotoxic granule associated RNA binding protein TIA1 isoform X3, protein MATGKSKGYGFVSFFNKWDAENAIQQMGGQWLGGRQIRTNWATRKPPAPKSTYESNAKQLSYDDVVNQSSPSNCTVYCGGVTSGLTEQLMRQTFSPFGQIMEIRVFPDKGYSFVRFNSHESAAHAIVSVNGTTIEGHVVKCYWGKETPDMISPVQQNQISYPPAYGQWGQWYGNAQIGQYVPNGWQVPAYGMYGQAWNQQGFNQTQSSAAWMGANYGVQPPQGQNGSVITNQTGYRVAGFETP, encoded by the exons ATGGCGACGGGAAAATCTAAAGGATACGGCTTCGTTTCCTTCTTCAATAAATGG GATGCAGAGAATGCTATTCAGCAGATGGGCGGTCAGTGGCTCGGTGGAAGGCAAATCAGAACGAACTGGGCGACAAGAAAACCTCCGGCTCCAAAGAGTACATACGAAT CAAACGCCAAACAACTCTCTTACGACGATGTGGTCAATCAGTCCAGCCCGAGCAACTGCACTGTGTACTGCGGAGGTGTTACTTCGGGACTGACAG AACAGCTAATGCGCCAGACCTTTTCTCCCTTCGGGCAGATAATGGAAATTCGAGTCTTCCCAGATAAAGGCTACTCCTTTGTACG GTTTAATTCTCACGAGAGTGCCGCACATGCGATCGTTTCCGTCAATGGAACAACTATAGAAGGACACGTGGTGAAGTGCTACTGGGGCAAGGAGACGCCGGACATGATCAGTCCGGTCCAGCAG AACCAGATCAGCTACCCGCCGGCGTACGGGCAGTGGGGCCAGTGGTACGGCAACGCCCAGATCGGTCAGTACGTCCCCAACGGCTGGCAGGTCCCCGCCTACGGGATGTACGGGCAAGCGTGGAATCAGCAGGGCTTTAA TCAGACGCAGTCTTCGGCAGCGTGGATGGGCGCCAACTACGGCGTGCAGCCGCCGCAGGGGCAGAACGGGAGCGTGATAACCAACCAGACGGGATACCGCGTGGCGGGCTTCGAGACGCCCTGA
- the TGFA gene encoding protransforming growth factor alpha isoform X2: MLLAACHALENTTAAWSAPGPPVAAAVRSHFNDCPDSHRQFCFHGTCRFLVQEDKPACVCHSGYVGTRCEHADLLAVVAANQKKQTITALVVVSAVASVLLIGVCVLIHCCRLRKRCQWCRAPVGAQEKPGGLLKGGTSCCHAETGKGAGGHCGGMPAAGAPGV; this comes from the exons ATGCTGCTCGCCGCGTGCCACGCGCTGGAGAACACCACGGCAGCCTGGAGCG CTCCAGGCCCGCCGGTGGCGGCAGCGGTGAGGTCCCACTTCAACGACTGCCCCGACTCTCACCGCCAGTTCTGCTTCCACGGCACGTGCCGGTTCCTGGTGCAGGAGGACAAGCCGGCCTGCGT GTGCCATTCGGGGTACGTGGGGACACGGTGCGAGCACGCCGACCTCCTGGCCGTGGTGGCCGCCAACCAGAAGAAGCAGACGATCACCGCCTTGGTGGTGGTGTCGGCGGTGGCCTCGGTGCTGCTCATCGGCGTGTGCGTGCTCATACA CTGCTGCCGGCTGCGGAAGCGCTGCCAATGGTGCCGGGCGCCCGTCGGTGCCCAGGAGAAGCCGGGTGGGCTCCTGAAAGGCGGCACCTCCTGCTGCCACGCCGAGACGGGTAAGGGGGCCGGGGGCCACTGCGGCGGGATGCCGGCCGCCGGCGCTCCCGGGGTGTAA
- the FAM136A gene encoding protein FAM136A has translation MAEAAQGRVQAAVESAVQALERERIRGMQGAMFRCSARCCEDGAASMQQVQRCIERCHAPLAQAQAIVTAELEHFQDRLSRCTLHCNDKAKDALEAGGAEARVRGQLDACLATCGDDHLRLVPAMAKKMKDSLAALQQ, from the exons aTGGCGGAGGCGGCGCAGGGCCGGGTGCAGGCGGCGGTGGAGAGCGCGGTGCAGGCGCTGGAGCGGGAGCGCATCCGCGGCATGCAG GGCGCCATGTTCCGGTGCAGCGCGCGGTGCTGCGAGGACGGCGCGGCCTCCATGCAGCAGGTGCAGCGCTGCATCGAGCGGTGCCACGCGCCCCTGGCCCAGGCCCAGGCCATCGTCACCGCCGAGCTGGAGCACTTCCag GACCGCCTGAGCCGCTGCACGCTGCACTGCAACGACAAGGCCAAGGACGCGCTGGAGGCGGGGGGCGCGGAGGCGCGGGTGCGTGGCCAGCTCGACGCCTGCCTGGCCACCTGCGGGGACGACCACCTGCGCCTCGTCCCCGCCATGGCCAAGAAGATGAAGGACAGCCTGGCCGCCCTCCAGCAGTAG
- the PCYOX1 gene encoding prenylcysteine oxidase 1 isoform X2, which produces MPALRLLLLLAALCPPVPGRRPQRDAPGKIGLLVAPAHGSLAGIYNGEEFVFEESSWYIVNLLKLLWRYGLNPLRMYMWVEDVLDKFMRIYRYQTHDYAFSSNERLLHALGGNDFTRMLNQTIDEAMQKAGFSHKFINEVVCPAMRVNYGQGVNINGFVGAVSLAGVESGLWSVKGGNKLVCTGLIYASKAEVIPGTVLSIEPKIRPRPTGDPVKLYQVTYNTTSGLTGDTYDIVVIAAPLSRKMANIAFKNFDPPVPQFPNPYHQTVTTLVHGRLNASFFGYGDPSAFHFGAIFTTENPKLFINSLGVVSPVEDVGSEGKLPLRSAVWKVFSKEVLTKEQLNLLFSSYDSVKVKKWLAYPHYSPPEKCPPIILHDNIYYLNGIERAASAMEMSAIAAKNAALLAYHRWYGNSDRIDQEDLHEKLKTEL; this is translated from the exons ATGCCGGCCCTccgcctcctcctgctcctcgcCGCTCTCTGCCCGCCGGTCCCGGGCCGCCGGCCGCAGCGCGATGCCCCCGGCAAGATCG GCCTCTTGGTTGCCCCGGCGCACGGCAGCCTCGCAGGCATTTATAACGGGGAGGAGTTCGTGTTCGAGGAGAGCAGCTGGTACATCGTCAACCTTCTCAAGCTCCTCTGGCGCTACGGGCTCAACCCCCTGCGAATGTACATGTGGGTGGAGGACGTCCTGGACAAGTTCATGCG GATCTATCGCTACCAGACGCACGACTACGCCTTCAGCAGTAACGAGCGCCTGCTTCACGCCCTCGGAGGGAACGACTTCACCCGCATGCTGAACCAAACCATCGATGAAGCCATGCAGAAAGCCGGCTTCTCCCATAAGTTCATAAATGAGGTGGTTTGTCCGGCCATGAGAGTCAATTATGGGCAAGGTGTCAACATCAACGGTTTCGTAG GTGCTGTTTCTCTGGCAGGGGTGGAATCGGGGCTTTGGTCGGTAAAAGGGGGGAACAAACTCGTCTGCACCGGCCTTATCTACGCCTCCAAAGCCGAGGTTATCCCTGGTACAGTTTTGTCTATAGAGCCAAAAATCAGACCCAGACCCACGG GGGACCCGGTGAAGCTCTACCAGGTCACTTACAACACTACGTCGGGACTAACGGGGGATACGTACGACATCGTTGTCATCGCTGCTCCGCTGAGCCGCAAAATGGCCAACATCGCCTTCAAGAACTTCGACCCTCCTGTCCCGCAGTTCCCAAATCCTTACCACCAGACTGTTACGACGTTAGTGCACGGACGATTAAACGCCTCCTTCTTTGGTTACGGGGACCCATCCGCCTTTCATTTCGGTGCCATCTTCACTACGGAGAATCCCAAACTGTTCATCAATAGCCTGGGGGTGGTATCTCCCGTGGAAGACGTAGGCAGCGAAGGAAAGCTGCCCTTGCGATCGGCCGTCTGGAAGGTGTTTTCAAAGGAGGTGCTCACCAAAGAGCAGCTGaacttgcttttctcctcctacGACTCCGTCAAAGTGAAGAAGTGGTTGGCGTACCCCCACTACAGCCCCCCGGAAAAATGCCCTCCCATCATCCTCCACGACAACATCTACTACCTGAACGGCATCGAGCGGGCCGCCAGCGCCATGGAGATGAGCGCCATCGCGGCCAAAAACGCCGCCCTGCTCGCTTACCACCGGTGGTACGGGAACAGCGACAGGATCGACCAGGAAGATTTGCACGAGAAGCTGAAAACGGAGCTCTGA
- the TIA1 gene encoding cytotoxic granule associated RNA binding protein TIA1 isoform X1: MEDEMPKTLYVGNLSRDVTEALILQLFSQIGPCKNCKMIMDTAGNDPYCFVEFYEHRHAAAALAAMNGRKIMGKEVKVNWATTPSSQKKDTSSSTVVNTQRSQDHFHVFVGDLSPEITTEDIKAAFAPFGRISDARVVKDMATGKSKGYGFVSFFNKWDAENAIQQMGGQWLGGRQIRTNWATRKPPAPKSTYESNAKQLSYDDVVNQSSPSNCTVYCGGVTSGLTEQLMRQTFSPFGQIMEIRVFPDKGYSFVRFNSHESAAHAIVSVNGTTIEGHVVKCYWGKETPDMISPVQQNQISYPPAYGQWGQWYGNAQIGQYVPNGWQVPAYGMYGQAWNQQGFNQTQSSAAWMGANYGVQPPQGQNGSVITNQTGYRVAGFETP, from the exons atGGAGGATGAAATGCCCAAGACCCT ATATGTGGGGAACCTGTCAAGAGATGTGACCGAAGCTCTAATCCTCCAGCTGTTCAGCCAGATCGGACCATGCAAAAACTGCAAAATGATAATGGAT ACAGCTGGAAATGATCCGTACTGTTTTGTGGAGTTCTATGAGCACCGGCACGCGgctgcagcactggctgctATGAATGGCCGGAAGATAATGGGTAAG GAGGTCAAAGTGAACTGGGCGACGACCCCCAGCAGCCAGAAGAAAGATACCAGCA GTAGTACCGTTGTCAACACACAGCGTTCACAAG ACCATTTCCATGTCTTTGTCGGAGACCTCAGTCCAGAAATTACAACTGAAGatataaaagcagcttttgcgCCGTTTGGAAGAATATC AGACGCACGTGTGGTTAAGGACATGGCGACGGGAAAATCTAAAGGATACGGCTTCGTTTCCTTCTTCAATAAATGG GATGCAGAGAATGCTATTCAGCAGATGGGCGGTCAGTGGCTCGGTGGAAGGCAAATCAGAACGAACTGGGCGACAAGAAAACCTCCGGCTCCAAAGAGTACATACGAAT CAAACGCCAAACAACTCTCTTACGACGATGTGGTCAATCAGTCCAGCCCGAGCAACTGCACTGTGTACTGCGGAGGTGTTACTTCGGGACTGACAG AACAGCTAATGCGCCAGACCTTTTCTCCCTTCGGGCAGATAATGGAAATTCGAGTCTTCCCAGATAAAGGCTACTCCTTTGTACG GTTTAATTCTCACGAGAGTGCCGCACATGCGATCGTTTCCGTCAATGGAACAACTATAGAAGGACACGTGGTGAAGTGCTACTGGGGCAAGGAGACGCCGGACATGATCAGTCCGGTCCAGCAG AACCAGATCAGCTACCCGCCGGCGTACGGGCAGTGGGGCCAGTGGTACGGCAACGCCCAGATCGGTCAGTACGTCCCCAACGGCTGGCAGGTCCCCGCCTACGGGATGTACGGGCAAGCGTGGAATCAGCAGGGCTTTAA TCAGACGCAGTCTTCGGCAGCGTGGATGGGCGCCAACTACGGCGTGCAGCCGCCGCAGGGGCAGAACGGGAGCGTGATAACCAACCAGACGGGATACCGCGTGGCGGGCTTCGAGACGCCCTGA
- the SNRPG gene encoding small nuclear ribonucleoprotein G translates to MSKAHPPELKKFMDKKLSLKLNGGRHVQGILRGFDPFMNLVIDECVEMAPGGQQNNIGMVVIRGNSIIMLEALERV, encoded by the exons ATGAGCAAAGCGCACCCGCCCGAGCTGAAGAA GTTCATGGACAAGAAGCTGTCAT TGAAATTAAATGGCGGCCGACACGTCCAGGGGATATTGCGGGGGTTCGATCCCTTCATGAACCTCGTCATCGATGAGTGCGTGGAGATGGCGCCGGGAGGACAGCAGAACAACATCGGCATGGTG GTAATACGAGGAAACAGCATCATTATGCTGGAAGCCTTGGAACGAGTATAG